Genomic window (Natronospira proteinivora):
GTGCCGGTGTCGCCCGCTTGGGCCCGGTGGGCTGGTAAACTGCGCAGCAGACCGATAATGAGGAGTAAATAAGCCATGCTCGAATTGGCCCTGAAAGTCCTGTTGGCCTACCTCCTGGGTTCCATGATGGGGGGCTTGCTGCTTCGCCCCGTGGTGGGTGGGGCGGATATTCGCCGGGAGGGTAGCGGTAATGCCGGTGCCACCAATGCCCTGCGTACCCGCGGCAAGGGCTTTGCTGCGGCGGTGGCGGTGGTGGATGTGCTCAAGGGAGTGGCTGCGGTCACCCTTGTGCCGTGGCTGCCCTTGCCGGGCGTGGAAGCGGGCGCTGTGGCCGGGGAGTGGCTGATGGCCCTTTGCGGGGTGGCGGTGGTCTTCGGCCATATCTGGCCGATCTGGCATGGTTTTCGTGGCGGCAAGGGCGCGGCGACCCTGGTGGGCGTCATGGTAGTGGTGGCTCCCGTGGCCCTGCTGCCCATTCTCGGGGTCTGGGTCCTGGTGCTGGTATTGAGTGGCTATGTGGGCCTGGCCACCGTCCTGGCCGCGGCCATGGGGCCGGTCTACGCCCTGGCGACGGGGCATGCCGTGGAAAGCATGTTGTTCACCTTTACCCTGGCCATGTTCCTGACCGTGGTTTACACCCATCGTGGCAATCTGACTCGCCTTGTTCGGGGCGAAGAGCATCGCTTTGATCGGGTGATGGTGTTGCGTCGCCGGAATGACTGAATTGCAGCGAGAACGCCCGCCCCTGCGCAACGCCCTGCTGGGCGCCTTGTCTGTGGAGGTCTTTCGCTCCGGGGCTGATCTTGCGCGTGAGCTGGGTATTAGCCGGGCCGCCGTCTGGAAGCAGCTGGAGGGATTGACTTCGGCCGGTCTCGGTCTTGAGCGGGTCCGGGGGCGTGGCTATCGCTTGTTGCATCCGGTGGAGCTTTTGGATGCCAGGCAGATTCGTCAGGCCATGGGGTCTGAGCTGGCCGACCGCCTGACCCTGGATATCTGGGATCGAGTGGATTCCACCAACCAGCGACTAGATGCCTGGCGTGACGTTCCTGGGCCGGTGGCCTGCCTGGCCGAAGCGCAACTCAGTGGCCGCGGTCGCCGTGGCCGCCAGTGGCAGTCGGCCTATGGGGCCGGTATTCCCCTGTCGCTCCGCTGGCCCTTCCAGACCCTGGATGCCAGTCTTATGGGATTGGCACCGGCGGTGTCCGTGTCTCTGGCACGGGCCCTGGAATCCCTCGGAGCTGAGCCGCCGGGGCTGAAATGGCCCAATGACTTGGTGTGTCGCGACGGCAAGCTGGCCGGTATTCTAATCGAATTGCGTGGTGAGCCGGCCGGGCCCTGCGATGTGATTATCGGCCTGGGTGTCAATTGGGTGGCACCCTGGCAGTCGACGGATCAGCCCACCGCCGGGTTGGAACGCTTGTTCCCGGCGGGGGTACCCTCCCGCAACAAGCTGGTGGGTGAAATCCTTCGGCAACTGGCCGGGGATCTGGAGGTGTTCTCGCGGCAGGGCTTTGCGGCCTTCGCGGAGGCCTGGGCCGCCCGGGATGGGCTGGCGGGGGCACCAGTCACCCTGGCGCTAGGGCATGAAACCCGGCAGGGCCGGGCATTGGGGTTGGACAAGGAGGGCGCCTTGCGTCTGCAGGCGGCGGATGGGGCCATCGAAATCTGGCAGGTCGGCGAGGTTTCCGTTCGCCGCGCTGAGGTAGATGGCCCTGGAGGCGGTGGATGAAGCTGCTTCTGGAT
Coding sequences:
- the plsY gene encoding glycerol-3-phosphate 1-O-acyltransferase PlsY, which gives rise to MLELALKVLLAYLLGSMMGGLLLRPVVGGADIRREGSGNAGATNALRTRGKGFAAAVAVVDVLKGVAAVTLVPWLPLPGVEAGAVAGEWLMALCGVAVVFGHIWPIWHGFRGGKGAATLVGVMVVVAPVALLPILGVWVLVLVLSGYVGLATVLAAAMGPVYALATGHAVESMLFTFTLAMFLTVVYTHRGNLTRLVRGEEHRFDRVMVLRRRND
- a CDS encoding biotin--[acetyl-CoA-carboxylase] ligase, with product MTELQRERPPLRNALLGALSVEVFRSGADLARELGISRAAVWKQLEGLTSAGLGLERVRGRGYRLLHPVELLDARQIRQAMGSELADRLTLDIWDRVDSTNQRLDAWRDVPGPVACLAEAQLSGRGRRGRQWQSAYGAGIPLSLRWPFQTLDASLMGLAPAVSVSLARALESLGAEPPGLKWPNDLVCRDGKLAGILIELRGEPAGPCDVIIGLGVNWVAPWQSTDQPTAGLERLFPAGVPSRNKLVGEILRQLAGDLEVFSRQGFAAFAEAWAARDGLAGAPVTLALGHETRQGRALGLDKEGALRLQAADGAIEIWQVGEVSVRRAEVDGPGGGG